The DNA window GTGTATTCCTCTTTTCTTTAGTTCATTGTTTTGTAAATATCTCATCATTACAAACATTTCTGTAATTGAATTTGAAATAGGTGTTCCTGTTGCAAATATAACTCCTCTACCTTCGTTTACTTCCTGTATATACTGACATTTCATAAGCATATCTGTTGCTTTCTTAGCTCTTGCCCCTGATATTCCTGATACATTTCTCATTTTAGAAAATACTGCACAATTTTTATATGCATGTGCTTCATCTACGAACATTGTATCTATTCCTAACTCTTCAAAATTGATTACATCATCTTTAGGAGTATCTGTTAGTTTCTTTAACTGCGTTTCTAAACTTTTTTTGAATTTCTCCATTTGCTTTATTGACCATCGCTCTCCATTTTGCATTTTGGTCTCTTCTATAGAATAAGTTATTTGCTCTATTTGTTCTTTTAACATTTTCTTTTCCCTTTCCCTTGATATAGGTATTTTTTCAAAGGAACTGTGACCTATTATTACACAATCATAATCACCTGTAGCTATTCTACTAACAAATTTCTGTCTGTTTTTCTTTTGAAAGTCTTTTCTAGTTGCTACTAATATATTTGCACTTGGATATAATCTTAAAAATTCACTTCCCATCTGTTCTGTAAGGTGGTTAGGAACAACAAAGAGGTTTTTCTTAGCTAGTCCTAATCTTCTTAATTCCATAGCACTTGCAATCATTTCAAAACTCTTTCCTGCACCAACTACGTGCGCTAGTAATGTATTACCTCCATATAATACCCTTGCTACTGCATTTATTTGATGTGGTCTTAATTTTATATCTGGATTCATACCTGGAAATGTTAAATGGCTACCATCATATTCTCTTAATCTAATGTTGTTGAAATTTTCGTTGTAGAAATCAACATATTTTTTTCTTCTCTCTGGTTCTTTGAATATCCAACTTTTAAATTCTTCCTTTATTATATTCTGCTTTTCTCTAGCTAACATTGTTTCTTTTTTATTTACAACATATCTTTCCTTACCATCTTCTTCTATTTTGTCTTTTACTACTACTGATTTAAGGTTTAGTGTATCTTGAATTATATAGTAAGCATTCATTCTGCCTGTCCCATATGTTTTTGTAGATGCTACTGAATATCCATCATTTCCTTTATTTGAAATACCCCATGTAGCATTATATTTGTTAAAATGAACTTTTATAGTGTCATTATCACCATAATTTATTTTTGTATTTTGATAATATCTTGGTGTGTCTAATAGCTCATATGTAAATTGTTCGATATCAGCTGACTCAATCCATGTTGCTCCTAGTTTAACATCTATTTCACTTGTATCAAGGTCTTTTGGCTGCACTTCTTCTAAATAATTTACGTTTATTTTAAATCTTTCATCAGTTCTAGCAAAAACCTTTGCTAGTTTTAGTTTTTGCCTTACATTACCTGATAGGTATTCATCAGCAGTTTCCCAACCATAGGTAATATCCTCTTCTTTATATTTCTCTGGATTAAGAAAGATTAAACCTTTTAATTCATTAACTAGATTTTCAGGTAAGTTTTCATATAGACTAGTCATAAAATCTATATCTACCTTACCACGTTCATTTAGTGATACTGTAAGTGCTTCTACTGCTGTATCTACAGAAGTTATTACTTCTTTAGGTCTTATTGTCTGTTTAGTGAACATATCAGCTTTTATCATATTTTTATCATTATCTTCTACTTCTAAAGAACATAAAAGTGGATAATCATTGTCATCACTAAATGCTTTACTATTTGCATTTGATGAAATATACCCATGCTTTGAAATGAACTCATCATATGTTTTATTTAGTTGATGCTGCTTTAATTTTAATTCATCTTTAGTACATCCCTTAAGCTGTATGTTAATAATATCTCTTGTTATATTTCTTATTTCATGAAGTCCTTTTATCCGTTCTAGCATTTTACCTTTTGCTTTATACTTCCTCATAATTGCATTTTCACGATAGTATAGTTCTCCATCCACGAATGTAAATGTAAAGTTTTTTACGTTAGGATCAGCAGGAATTTCATCTTCTACTATTTCATTTTCTCTATCATATGTGCCAATATCTGCATTAAGGTTCAATACTGCTTTTTCTAGTTCATCAGATAAATTAAATTCAGGATTGGTATTTATACATGCTGTATACTTACTGTTTTCTCTAAACATTCTTTGGTCAAATACCATTTCTCCTAATATCATTTCAGGATTGTCTATAAAATACTGATTTATAGGTACTCCTTTATCATTTTGTGATACATTAAGCCAACTAGGTTCATTTACTGATACTTTTTCTCTCTTTTGTAAAAACAATATATCTGCTGTTACATCTGTTCCTGCTATTTGTTTAAATGCTGTATTTGGAAGTCTTACTGCTCCTATTAAATCTGCTCTTTCTGCAATATACTTTCTTACCGAATTATCTTTTTTATCCATTGTTCCTTTACTTGTTACAAAGGCTATTATTCCATTGGGTCTTACTTTGTCTATTGCTTTAGCTATAAAATAGTCATGAATATAAAAGTTATGTTTATTGTACTTTGGATCAAATAATTTATAATCACCAAATGGTACATTACCTATTGCTACATCAAAGAAGTTATCATTAAAGTTTGTTTCTTCAAAACCACATGATTTGATATTAGCATTTTGATAAAGTTGTTTTGATATTCTTGCTGATATATCATCTAGCTCTACACCATATAACTTAGAATTCTTCACTTCTTCTGGAAGCATAGAAAAAAAATATCCACCCCCCATACTAGGTTCTAATATGTTTCCACCTTTAAATCCAAAGTTATCTAATGCTTTATAAATATTTTCAATAACAATATGTGATGTATAATGAGCATTTGGAGTTGAAGCTCTTGCACTTTGGTATTCTTCTAGTGTAAGTAGTTCTTTTAACTCTTGATATTCAATATTAAAGCTTGCCGAATTTTTATCAAATACTCCAGGTATTCCTCCCCAACCCGTATATCTTGCAAGTATTGATTGTTCCTTTTCAGTTGCTAATCTGTTTTCATTTTCAATAACCTTTAGAGTCTTTATTGCTTCAATATTATTTCTGCATTTTGTTTTAGCTCCACCAACACCTATTTCATCATTTGAATTGTATTTATAGTTAATCTTTTGAATAGGTGTTAATTCAATCTCATTAGTTGTTTTTTCTTCATCTTCAATTATTTCATCAAAATCGTGTGTAACTACTTCACTGTCTTTTATAAAGATATTATTATAAACCATATCTTCAATATATCTATACGCTTCAGTCCACAAAAATCCTAAAGTACTGTATGTGCTACCTTCTTTTTTAGCTACTAACAAATTATTTTTAGTTGTTTTGAACATATAGCTTTCATTATCTAATTCAAAATGTATAGTTTTATCTTTTAATATTTCTTTTGTAAATTTTAGTTTATTATCTTGAGTATCATCGTCTAATATTTTATTTCTAATTCTTTCTTTTTCTTCAATTAATTTTGGTACATTTCTTATGATATTAAGCTGCTCTTTTTTGTTATTGAAAAAGGAAGAACTGTTTTGTTCTTCCCCTGAATTAATATCTATCTTTTTTTGAATATTATCTCTTCCTGTACTATTTCCTCTGCCATACTTTTTATCATCATTCTGTGTTTTGTTGTCTCCATTGTATCCATTGGATTTTGTATTGGATTTTTCTTTAGCAGTTGCTTCATTATTTTTTCTATTCTCTGTCTCGCTTCTTCGTCTACCTTGTGCATTATAGTCATTAACTGACCTTCTGCTAAAAGAAAACTGTATCTGCTCTGGTGATTTTCCTTTAGATATTTCAGTGCTTTCCTTCCGTACTTCCCTAATGGCTTCTCGTCTGCTTCCTTTTGATTTGATATTTGTATCTCTGGATAAAATATTCCGTCTATTTCTTTGTATGTCATTTTGATTTCTTCCTTGACCATTTTTTGTCCTCCTTTGCTCAATCATTATATTTTTTACTTCTTTTTCTATATCCCTTAATATATTTTCAGATATACTGCTTACTGCATTTCCTAATCTAAATATTAACTGCTTGGTATTAAAATGTGTTACTACTGTAAATGTATCATTATCATCATTTATTATTGATATTTCTAAACCACATCTTTTTGCAACAATGTATTCAACGCTTTCTAATATGGTTTGCTTGAAATACATATTGACACTTTCTTCTGGTATTTCTTCAAGCCATGTGTTCTCAATATCATATTTAAAATCCATCATAAATTCTTCTAAGGATTCTTCTACTATCTGTTTTGTTAATGCTTCTATTTGATGTTCTAACTTATAATATTCTATATCATGTTTATTATTTAGCCTCTTTACTAACTTAGATTTGATTGTATCATCTAATTTCCATACAGTGGGTATTGTGTGTTTATCCCCATTTGTATCTTTTATATCAAATAGATATTCTAATTTCAACTCTGGTTTTGTCGTATTGAATACTGCTATACTTTTAGTTCCCTTATTGATATATCTCCCTATCCTCTTATTCCAAAGATCCATCTTAGCGACCATCGTGGCATCAGGTCTTTGTGCATATATTAGAACTGCATTATCAAAATTGTATTTATAGAAACTAGAAGCAAAGGTTAGAAACCTTGTCCATTCTTTTTTGTTACTAATTATTTTAGCTGTTATATTATCATATATTTCTTTTACTTGTATTAACCTTCTACTCATTTAATACCCCCATCTATATTTCCAATTCCCACTCCTCTTCTTGAAAAACTTCTTGTTGAACATATCCTTCCTGATTTTCTTCAGATATATTTTTTCCTACTTTAATTGGTTCGTAACTTGCTTTGCCATTACATGTTTCTGGTATTAAACCTTTTTGTTCCATTGATGTATAATTTGTTCCAGCAACAATTATATGATCAAGAATTCTTATATCAAGAGGTGTAAATATATTAACTAAACCTTGTGTTAACGTCATATCTTCTTTAGATGGTATTGTAGAACCACCAGGATGATTGTGAGCTAATATCATAGAACTACAATCACAGTTCATTGCTTTTTTTAATAATTCTCTTGGGAATATAACTGCTTTAGAAACTGTTCCTTCTGAAATAGTTTGAGTCTCAATTATGTTATTACCATTATCTAAAAAGGCCACCATGAATTTTTCTTTATCTTTTATACCACTTAAAAGAGGAATAAAATAATTAGCTACTTGATATGGTGAAGTAAATTTTATTTTATCTTCATGGTCATGATTTTTAAGTAAGTTATATGAAGCTAAAAATTCATTTAATAACCCTATTTTCTGTATTTGCTTTTCACTTAAATCGACTGTTTTAGGATGTTCTAATATATTTAATGGATTATTATTTTTTGCATAGTTTTCTATCTTCTTATATGAAACACCAGTCAATGTTTTTAAACCTTTTAGAAATTTGTTTGTATATGGTTTATTATTTTTCATATTATTTTATCCCCCATATCTTGCTGTAGCATTTTGAACATACATTAAAATATCTTGTACAGCTAGAAGTTTATTTGTTATATCTACTGTAAAATCCATAAGTTCAATATTCTTTAGAAAATTTTCTACACCATAATCTAATATGTAGTTTGAAATCTTTTTGCTTGTTTGCTCATCAACTTCTAATAACTTAATTAATGATGTACATATATTCTCATATTGTTTTATATTACTCATTAACTTATTCTCCTTCCATATTGTTAATCTCTTTCTTGTTGAAAATATAGTGTTAACGCTTTTTCTATTACATCTTCTATTTCTTTTGGTTTTTGCTCCTTAGTAAAAAATTTACTTACAATGTTATTCTTTAACTTAAAGTGAGATGGTCTTCCTTTTTTCTTCTTTTCAACTTTGCCTTTAATAATATCTAATACTGTATCTTTAGTTAGTTCATCTTTTTTTGCTTCCGAACGGATAAGTGCTGCTTTTTTCATATCTATATTTGCATTTTCTATTTCTGATATTACTGAATGTACTAGATACTGTTCTTCATTATTTAAATATGATAAATCTACACCTGCACGAATAGATATTTGATTTTCGTCCATTAATTCTTGGAATGGTTTTATTAGTTTCGCTATTCTTAGATATCTTGC is part of the Vallitalea longa genome and encodes:
- a CDS encoding helicase-related protein, coding for MSRRLIQVKEIYDNITAKIISNKKEWTRFLTFASSFYKYNFDNAVLIYAQRPDATMVAKMDLWNKRIGRYINKGTKSIAVFNTTKPELKLEYLFDIKDTNGDKHTIPTVWKLDDTIKSKLVKRLNNKHDIEYYKLEHQIEALTKQIVEESLEEFMMDFKYDIENTWLEEIPEESVNMYFKQTILESVEYIVAKRCGLEISIINDDNDTFTVVTHFNTKQLIFRLGNAVSSISENILRDIEKEVKNIMIEQRRTKNGQGRNQNDIQRNRRNILSRDTNIKSKGSRREAIREVRKESTEISKGKSPEQIQFSFSRRSVNDYNAQGRRRSETENRKNNEATAKEKSNTKSNGYNGDNKTQNDDKKYGRGNSTGRDNIQKKIDINSGEEQNSSSFFNNKKEQLNIIRNVPKLIEEKERIRNKILDDDTQDNKLKFTKEILKDKTIHFELDNESYMFKTTKNNLLVAKKEGSTYSTLGFLWTEAYRYIEDMVYNNIFIKDSEVVTHDFDEIIEDEEKTTNEIELTPIQKINYKYNSNDEIGVGGAKTKCRNNIEAIKTLKVIENENRLATEKEQSILARYTGWGGIPGVFDKNSASFNIEYQELKELLTLEEYQSARASTPNAHYTSHIVIENIYKALDNFGFKGGNILEPSMGGGYFFSMLPEEVKNSKLYGVELDDISARISKQLYQNANIKSCGFEETNFNDNFFDVAIGNVPFGDYKLFDPKYNKHNFYIHDYFIAKAIDKVRPNGIIAFVTSKGTMDKKDNSVRKYIAERADLIGAVRLPNTAFKQIAGTDVTADILFLQKREKVSVNEPSWLNVSQNDKGVPINQYFIDNPEMILGEMVFDQRMFRENSKYTACINTNPEFNLSDELEKAVLNLNADIGTYDRENEIVEDEIPADPNVKNFTFTFVDGELYYRENAIMRKYKAKGKMLERIKGLHEIRNITRDIINIQLKGCTKDELKLKQHQLNKTYDEFISKHGYISSNANSKAFSDDNDYPLLCSLEVEDNDKNMIKADMFTKQTIRPKEVITSVDTAVEALTVSLNERGKVDIDFMTSLYENLPENLVNELKGLIFLNPEKYKEEDITYGWETADEYLSGNVRQKLKLAKVFARTDERFKINVNYLEEVQPKDLDTSEIDVKLGATWIESADIEQFTYELLDTPRYYQNTKINYGDNDTIKVHFNKYNATWGISNKGNDGYSVASTKTYGTGRMNAYYIIQDTLNLKSVVVKDKIEEDGKERYVVNKKETMLAREKQNIIKEEFKSWIFKEPERRKKYVDFYNENFNNIRLREYDGSHLTFPGMNPDIKLRPHQINAVARVLYGGNTLLAHVVGAGKSFEMIASAMELRRLGLAKKNLFVVPNHLTEQMGSEFLRLYPSANILVATRKDFQKKNRQKFVSRIATGDYDCVIIGHSSFEKIPISREREKKMLKEQIEQITYSIEETKMQNGERWSIKQMEKFKKSLETQLKKLTDTPKDDVINFEELGIDTMFVDEAHAYKNCAVFSKMRNVSGISGARAKKATDMLMKCQYIQEVNEGRGVIFATGTPISNSITEMFVMMRYLQNNELKKRGIHIFDSWAAMFGEVVTSLELAPEGSGYRLKSRFAKFNNLPELMSMFKNVADIQTANMLDLPVPKLKGEKYQLVAAKPSLFTKEVMLEFVERAENIRNGRVEPKFDNMLKITNEARLLGTDPRLINIEAADETDSKVNKCVSNIYDRYIDTNGIKGTQIVFCDVGTPNSDGRFCIYDDIKNKLIKKGISKEEICFIHDVKTEVQREKLFADMRSGEKRIIIGSTSKMGTGVNIQDRLIALHHLDTAWKPSSIEQREGRILRQGNMNDEVYIYRYVTKGTFDSYMWGLVENKQKFISQIMTSKSVTRSCEDIDETVLSFAEVKALATGNPKIKQKMDIDNEVSRLKVLKSAYNSQRYSLQDDFTIRYPKLITQLEQKIECIIKDIERRDMNNSQDFSINIGGKIFDEKQDAGTMLESFYSKVQKDGSEINAGNYRGFGIILKGNYFDDRPKLILHGNLRYSIELGSSPHGNMTRIENALNSLESKISTYETKLEEYRKNIKQSKLEYDKAFQYEDELRDKIKRQAELNAELDIGNNSKDDVLSHEDSIEDDNTVEIEKSEYDKTEELVI
- a CDS encoding JAB domain-containing protein, encoding MKNNKPYTNKFLKGLKTLTGVSYKKIENYAKNNNPLNILEHPKTVDLSEKQIQKIGLLNEFLASYNLLKNHDHEDKIKFTSPYQVANYFIPLLSGIKDKEKFMVAFLDNGNNIIETQTISEGTVSKAVIFPRELLKKAMNCDCSSMILAHNHPGGSTIPSKEDMTLTQGLVNIFTPLDIRILDHIIVAGTNYTSMEQKGLIPETCNGKASYEPIKVGKNISEENQEGYVQQEVFQEEEWELEI